ACAAAAATTAGTAGCTTTAACACCACAAAGTTTACAAAAAGTATTTTTTGCAGATAATGGTTCATCTGCTATAGAAGTCGCTTTAAAAATGAGTTTTCAATATCATATGCAAACGGGGAAAACGCAAAAAAAACGCTTTTTGGCATTAACGGATGCCTACCATGGTGAAACATTAGGTGCTTTATCCGTCGGTGGCGTAGATCTTTATAACGAAGTGTATCAACCACTGTTATTGGATACGGTACGAGCACAAGGCCCAGATTGTTTCCGTTGCCCATTCAAGCATCATCCGGATAGTTGCCATGCCCAATGTATTAGTTTTGTAGAGGATCAGTTGCGCATGCATCATAAGGAAATTACGGCGGTTATTATTGAGCCACTCATTCAAGCGGCAGCAGGGATGAAAATGTATCCAGCTATTTATTTGCGACGTTTACGTGAACTATGTACGCAATATGATGTGCATCTAATTGCAGACGAAATTGCTGTAGGTTTTGGGCGCACAGGTACACTTTTTGCCTGTGAGCAGGCTAATATCTCTCCGGATTTTATGTGTTTATCAAAAGGTTTAACAGGTGGGTATTTACCACTGTCTGTCGTAATGACGACGAATGATGTATATCAGGCATTTTATGATGATTATGCCACGATGAAGGCGTTTTTACATTCACATAGTTACACAGGGAATACACTTGCCTGCCGTGTTGCTCTAGAGGTATTGGCGATATTTGAAGAAGAACAGTATATAGACGTTGTGCAAGACAAAGGTGAACGCATGCGAAAGCTAGCCTTGGAGGCTTTTAGTGATTTACCTTTTGTTGGTGAATATCGGCAAGTTGGGTTTGTCGGGGCGATTGAACTTGTGGCGAATCGCGATACCAAAGAGCCATTACCGAGTGAGGAGCGCATCGGCTATCAAATATACAAAAGAGCTTTAGCAAAAGGGTTACTGATTCGTCCACTTGGGAATGTTTTGTATTTCATGCCACCATACATTATAACGGACGATGAAATGCAATTTATGATTCAAACAACAAAAGATACAATTGTTCAATTTTTTGAAGAGCGGGAGGGATGAGGGCATGTTGAAACAACAGTCAACGTTATCACTTGTGATGATTGCGATGTTTGCTGCATTAACAGCAGTTGGTGCCTTCATTAAAATTCCATTACCGCTCGTGCCGTTTACATTACAAATTGTCTTTGTCTTTTTAGCGGGTTGCTTACTCGGTGGTCGCAATGGATTTCAAAGTCAGCTAGTTTACATAGGAATAGGTTTAGTTGGCTTGCCAGTTTTTACACAAGGTGGAGGCATTACATATGTATTGCAGCCGACTTTTGGTTACTTAATAGGATTTGCTCTTGCTGCATTAGTAATCGGCTATATGATTGATCGAGTAGAATCACCAACGAAAAAGCATTTCATTGTTGCCAATATTATAGGGCTTATCATTATTTATGCAGTCGCAGTACCTTATTTATATGTAGCATTAAATGTATGGTTAAACATGAAATCAAGTTGGTCTCATGTATTTTTAGTAGGCTTTGTCAATAGTATTGTTGCAGACTTTTGCTTAGCAATTGCTTCTGCCCTTTTAGCTGAACGTCTATACAAAGTATTCCGTTCCGCTAGAGCTATAAAACTTGTGCAAATTGAAAAGGAGAATGTTTAGTGAATTGGTTACAATTAGCAGATGAAGTGATTGCAGGCAAGGTAATTAGCGATGATGAGGCACTTGCCATTTTAAATAGTGATGATGATGATATTTTAAAGCTAATGGACGGCGCATTTGCCATTCGTAAGCACTATTACGGTAAAAAAGTAAAGTTAAATATGATTATGAATGCTAAAAGTGGCTATTGCCCAGAGGATTGTGGCTATTGCTCGCAGTCATCTAAATCGACCGCTCCTATTGAGAAATATCCGTTCATTACAAAAGAAGAAATATTAGCGGGGGCAAAGCGTGCGTTTGAAAATAAAATTGGTACGTATTGCATCGTCGCAAGCGGACGTGGGCCGACTCGTAAAGATGTCAATGTAGTGAGTGAAGCCGTTGAAGAAATTAAAGCAAAATATGGCTTAAAAGTTTGCGCTTGCTTAGGTTTACTAAAAGAAGAACAAGCACAACAATTAAAAGAAGCGGGTGTTGATCGCTACAATCATAACTTAAATACATCAGAGCGTCACCATTCCTATATTACGACGACGCACACATATGAGGATCGTGTTAATACCGTTGAGGTTGTAAAGAAACATGGTATTTCCCCATGTTCTGGAGCCATTATTGGGATGAAAGAAACGAAAATGGATGTCGTGGAAATTGCACGCGCATTGCATCAGTTGGACGCGGATTCAATTCCAGT
This genomic interval from Lysinibacillus sphaericus contains the following:
- the bioA gene encoding adenosylmethionine--8-amino-7-oxononanoate transaminase, translated to MKQVLTELQEKDLQHVWHPCSQMKDYEAFPPIVIKKGEGVWLYDEQNQRYLDAVSSWWVNLFGHANPRISQALSEQAFTLEHTIFANFSHEPAIKLAQKLVALTPQSLQKVFFADNGSSAIEVALKMSFQYHMQTGKTQKKRFLALTDAYHGETLGALSVGGVDLYNEVYQPLLLDTVRAQGPDCFRCPFKHHPDSCHAQCISFVEDQLRMHHKEITAVIIEPLIQAAAGMKMYPAIYLRRLRELCTQYDVHLIADEIAVGFGRTGTLFACEQANISPDFMCLSKGLTGGYLPLSVVMTTNDVYQAFYDDYATMKAFLHSHSYTGNTLACRVALEVLAIFEEEQYIDVVQDKGERMRKLALEAFSDLPFVGEYRQVGFVGAIELVANRDTKEPLPSEERIGYQIYKRALAKGLLIRPLGNVLYFMPPYIITDDEMQFMIQTTKDTIVQFFEEREG
- a CDS encoding biotin transporter BioY: MLKQQSTLSLVMIAMFAALTAVGAFIKIPLPLVPFTLQIVFVFLAGCLLGGRNGFQSQLVYIGIGLVGLPVFTQGGGITYVLQPTFGYLIGFALAALVIGYMIDRVESPTKKHFIVANIIGLIIIYAVAVPYLYVALNVWLNMKSSWSHVFLVGFVNSIVADFCLAIASALLAERLYKVFRSARAIKLVQIEKENV
- the bioB gene encoding biotin synthase BioB, encoding MNWLQLADEVIAGKVISDDEALAILNSDDDDILKLMDGAFAIRKHYYGKKVKLNMIMNAKSGYCPEDCGYCSQSSKSTAPIEKYPFITKEEILAGAKRAFENKIGTYCIVASGRGPTRKDVNVVSEAVEEIKAKYGLKVCACLGLLKEEQAQQLKEAGVDRYNHNLNTSERHHSYITTTHTYEDRVNTVEVVKKHGISPCSGAIIGMKETKMDVVEIARALHQLDADSIPVNFLHAIDGTKLEGTQDLNPRYCLKVLALFRYMNPSKEIRISGGREVNLGFLQPFGLYAANSIFVGDYLTTEGQEANSDYRMLEDLGFEIELTQKQEEAFCS